CTATATAATTTATTAAATCATAAAAAAATTTTAATTGATAAAAATCCCAATGGGTTTTTTACAATACAAGAAATTCCAGATTGCGAAATATTATGGATGTTTGCTACTGGTACTGCAATAGGTCCATTTTGTTCTATATTACAAAATGGATCAAAATTAAATAGATTTAAAAAAATTATTTTAGTCCATGCTGTAAAATATAAGAAAGATCTAATATATTCATCGCTAATAAAAAAAATAAAAAAATACCTCAACCATTTAATATTTACAACAATTATAAGTCGTGAATATAATAATCAAAATTCATTAACAGGAAGAATACCTCAACTATTACATTCACAAACCTTAGAAAAAAAAATAGGTTATACTATAAATCCTCAAACATCTCATATTATGTTATGTGGAAATCCAAATATGGTTAAAGAAACACAACAATATTTAATAAATTTTCGATCGTTAAAAAAACATTTACGTCGTAAACCTGGACATATTAGTGTAGAACATTATTGGTAATGATCAATAATATGATATTTAACAATTGTCAAAAGAAAAAGATAACACATCATTAATATTGTTCGTTTTTAAAATAATCATCATTAACCGGTCTAATCCAATTGATACACCTGAACATTCAGGCATATTTAATGATAATGATTGTAAAAAACGAAAATCTATTGATCGTTTTGCAAGATTCAAACTAACTCGATTTAAATTTTCTTGTAAAAATCTTTTATTTTGTTCATTGTGATCAATCAATTCACAAAATCCATTACCTAACTCTATACCTTGAAAAAAAATCTCAAATCTATCTGAAATCCGATAGTCTATCACATTACCTCTAGAAAGTAAAGCCTGTTCAATAGGATAATGATATATAATAACAGGCATAATATATTGACTAATTTTTGGTTCTATACCAATAGTAAATATTAATTCTAATATATTTTGTACAGTATTTCTAGAATTAATTAAATGTTTATGTTTTAAATATATCAATATAGTATTTAATTCAACAATATTAGTATTCAGTGGATCAATAAAAAAACTTTTCATAAAAATATCTTGATAAGAAATTTTATATACACTTTTTACACTAATAATGTGTTTTAAAAAACATTCTACTTCATTAATCATATCAAACATATCATAATTTATTTGATACCATTCCAACATCGTAAATTCAGGATTATGATAATTTCCAATTTCTTGACTTCGAAAACAATGGCAAATTTGATATATCGATCCTATACCATTAGATAATAATCGTTTCATATGATATTCTGGACTAGTAATTAACCACATAATATTTTGATGATCATAAATATTATATAATTTTTCTGAAAACACTTTAAAAGGAAATAAATTTATATCTGTTACTGTAAATTTTGTTAACATTGGAGTTTCTACTTCTAAAACATGTTTTTTTTTAAAAAAATGACGAATTTTAGATATAATATAAGCTCTATAATGCAAATTTTTATTTTTATTATCAAATGTATCATTATTTTTGTTCATATAAACTAAAAATTTTTATTATTAAATTTAATAAGTATTTTATTAAAAATAATTAATAAATATCAAAATTTTTGTATATAAACATATAAAAATATTTTTACATTTAATGTCATATTAATATATTTATAATTATTAGAAAATAATTTATAGTTAAACTTATCGTTTACATATTAAATAATATATTTTGATACCATACGCAATCTTGGATATGAAAAATATTTTAAACATTTTATATATTATCAGTATATTTAAAAAACTTGTAATCTTAAACTAAAAATATTAATCATTATTCAATATTTTAAATATATAAAATATTTCAACGAAATAATTTTAAATACATATTTTGAATACCTATATATCAATAAATAAAAAAGTTATATTTTATTTTAAACTATATAAAATAATTTTATAACTATAAATCATTTTATAATATTTATATTGTCATTTATATCCTAATTTTCAAAATATCAAATAATACTATTCATCTTTAATATTGATTCTATAAACTATTTTAATTGCAATAAGTAATATGACAATGACAAATATAGAAATACCAATCCAATGACCAAAAGACCAAAATACTCCACTCAATGTTCCTAAAATACTTGAACCTAAATAATAACAACATAAATATAAAGATGATGCTTGACCTCGAGCTACTTTGGCACGATACCCAATCCAACTACTTGCAATAGAATGAGATGCAAAAAATCCACTAGAAAATAACATTAATCCAAAAATGATAACAATTAAAATATTTAATTGAGTTATTAATAAACCTAATATCATAGTCATTAATGAATATATTAATACATTTCTTCGGCCAAATCTTTTAATTAATATACTTGCTTTTAAAGAACTATAAATTCCAGTTAAATA
This portion of the Buchnera aphidicola (Stegophylla sp.) genome encodes:
- a CDS encoding FAD-binding oxidoreductase, which translates into the protein MTKWINATVIRVQKWTPNLFKLFLHAPITPFLSGQFTKIATTYKQKYIQRAYSFVNSYKNKNLEFCVTLIQHGIMSHQLYNLLNHKKILIDKNPNGFFTIQEIPDCEILWMFATGTAIGPFCSILQNGSKLNRFKKIILVHAVKYKKDLIYSSLIKKIKKYLNHLIFTTIISREYNNQNSLTGRIPQLLHSQTLEKKIGYTINPQTSHIMLCGNPNMVKETQQYLINFRSLKKHLRRKPGHISVEHYW
- the epmA gene encoding elongation factor P--(R)-beta-lysine ligase; translation: MNKNNDTFDNKNKNLHYRAYIISKIRHFFKKKHVLEVETPMLTKFTVTDINLFPFKVFSEKLYNIYDHQNIMWLITSPEYHMKRLLSNGIGSIYQICHCFRSQEIGNYHNPEFTMLEWYQINYDMFDMINEVECFLKHIISVKSVYKISYQDIFMKSFFIDPLNTNIVELNTILIYLKHKHLINSRNTVQNILELIFTIGIEPKISQYIMPVIIYHYPIEQALLSRGNVIDYRISDRFEIFFQGIELGNGFCELIDHNEQNKRFLQENLNRVSLNLAKRSIDFRFLQSLSLNMPECSGVSIGLDRLMMIILKTNNINDVLSFSFDNC